In Vigna angularis cultivar LongXiaoDou No.4 chromosome 8, ASM1680809v1, whole genome shotgun sequence, one DNA window encodes the following:
- the LOC108344266 gene encoding uncharacterized protein LOC108344266, which produces MPSVSDSQVEVEEVDLEMGDRLEDMICDARNGWTDKSFTELLELLSDMLPEGNTLPTRNYDAKKILCPMGMEYKKIHACPNDCILYKSEFAKLHQCPQCGVSRYKQKEGEFECDSKGPPAKVLWYLPLVPRLKRLFSNSNDAKLMRWHADGRIKDGNLRHSADAMQWKNFDSMFPNFCKDSRNIRFGLATDGMNPYGNLSSKHSSWPVMLVIYNLPPWLCMKRKYVMLSLMISGPRQPGNDIDVYLAPLVEDLKMLWEEGVDMFDGYTGDSFKLHAMVFCTINDFPTYGNLSGYSTKGHKACLICEEGTCHLQLQHGRKTVYLGHRRFLSTNHPYRKLKKAFDGCQENELALMALSGSQVYDRVKDIGVVLGKTQKKGTSSNIWKKRSIFFDLPYWRVLDVRHCLDVMHVEKNVCDSIIGTLLNIQGKMKDGLNARLDLVEIGIREKLAPISHGKRTYLPPACHTLCKQEKRSFCEFLQGVKVPLGYSSNFKRVVSIKDHKLLGLKSHDCHVLMQQLLPVAIRGILPKNVRYTFDGEVHT; this is translated from the exons ATGCCAAGTGTAAGTGACTCTCaagtagaagtagaagaagttGATTTAGAGATGGGTGATCGGTTAGAGGACATGATATGTGAT GCAAGAAATGGGTGGACTGATAAAAGCTTCACAGAGTTGCTTGAGTTGTTGAGTGACATGCTTCCTGAAGGTAACACATTGCCAACACgcaattatgatgcgaagaagaTATTGTGTCccatgggtatggagtataaaaaaattcatgcatGCCCAAATGATTGTATTTTGTACAAGAGCGAGTTTGCCAAGTTACATCAATGTCCACAATGTGGGGTATCACGATACAAACAAAAAGAGGGTGAGTTTGAATGTGATAGTAAGGGTCCTCCTGCAAAAGTCTTATGGTATCTTCCTCTTGTTCCACGATTGAAACGCTTGTTCAGTAACTCAAATGATGCAAAACTCAtgagatggcatgcagatggaCGTATAAAAGATGGGAATTTGAGGCATTCAGCAGATGCAATGCAGTGGAAGAATTTTGATTCCATGTTCCCTAATTTTTGTAAAGATTCAAGAAACATTAGGTTTGGACTTGCTACAGATGGAATGAATccatatggaaacttgagcagTAAACATAGCTCGTGGCCTGTGATGTTAGTGATTTACAATTTACCTCCATGGTTGTGTATGAAACGCAAATATGTGATGTTATCCTTGATGATCTCGGGTCCAAGACAACCAGGAAAcgacattgatgtttatttagCCCCATTAGTTGAAGATTTAAAGATGTTATGGGAGGAAGgtgttgatatgtttgatggGTACACTGGTGATTCATTCAAGTTGCATGCCATGGTATTTTGTACTATCAACGACTTTCCAACTTATGGTAATTTAAGTGGCTATAGCActaagggtcataaagcatgccTTATATGTGAAGAAGGCACATGTCATCTTCAATTACAGCATGGAAGGAAAACAGTATACCTTGGACATCGAAGGTTTCTTAGTACAAACCATCCATAtcgtaaattaaagaaagcatttGATGGGTgtcaagaaaatgaattagcTCTAATGGCTTTAAGTGGATCACAAGTATATGACCGTGTGAAGGACATTGGGGTTGTTCTTGGAAAGACACAAAAAAAAGGCACTTCAAGCAACATATGGAAGAAAAGGTCAATTTTCTTTGATCTCCCATATTGGAGGGTGCTTGATGTCAGACATTGTTTAGATGTTATGCatgtagagaaaaatgtttgtgatagtaTTATCGGAACGCTCCTCAATATTCAAGGGAAAATGAAAGATGGACTCAATGCTCGGTTGGACCTGGTTGAAATAGGTATAAGAGAAAAATTAGCTCCAATATCACATGGTAAGCGAACATACTTGCCTCCAGCATGTCACACATTGtgtaaacaagaaaaaagaagtttttgtgaatttttacaAGGTGTGAAAGTTCCACTGGGTTactcttctaattttaaacGAGTTGTATCCATAAAAGATCATAAATTACTTGGGTTAAAatctcatgattgtcatgtattgatgcaacaactACTACCAGTAGCTATTCGGGGCATATTGCCTAAGAATGTTAGATACACATTtgatggggaagtgcatacctag